The sequence AATTGATAACTTCATCCAATCCACTAGCCAACAAGGCATCACGCAATTTATTACTCAATTCACGCTTAGCGCTGTAGCCACCGCGAGTTTCCATTCCAGCTGGCAAAGTATTAGGCAAGTTTTCATAACCATAAATTCGGTTTACTTCTTCAACTAAGTCAGCCTCAATTTCCATATCCCAACGGCGTGTAGGAATTGTCACAGTTACCGCATCGCCTGATAATTCACTAGTAAAACCAAGTCGATCAAAGATTTGAAGAATTTCATCACTTGAAAGTTCTAGCCCCATCAAATGATTAATGTGCTTGATACTACCTTTGATAACAGTAGGTTGAGCTTTAGTAAAGTTACCGATAATTTCCTCAGAAATTTCTTTGGCATCACTAGCTTGGTCAATCAATTGTGTAGCGCGGACTAAGGCTTCACTGACGATTCCATTATCAACACCTTTTTCAAAACGGTTTGAGGCATCGTCACGCAAATCATGTCTTTGAGCAGCTTTTCTAACAAAGGCTCCGTCAAAGACACCAGCTTCTACTAAGATATTGGTAGTATTTTCATCAACAGCAGCACGAGTTCCATTAATGATACCAGCTAAACCTAAAACTTCATCACCAGATGTAACTACTAAATCGTTATGATTTAAGGATTTTTCAGTATCAGCTAATACTAATTTGTCGCCATCTTTGGCAAGTTTAACGGTTAAATTCTTTTGAGGTAATTTGTCCAAATCGTAAACTTGAACTGGTTGACCGTATTCGATCATCACATAATTTGCTGCATCGACAACACTGTTGACGGGTCTGATATTTTGATTCCAAAGTCTTCTTTGCATCCAAAGTGGACTCTTAGTAACCTTGATGCCTTTTAATTCACGAAGTAAATAATCTGGAACCAAGTCTTTTTCTTCAACTGTTGCAGTCGCATCAGTCAAATCTTTAACTTTACTTTGATTTAATTCTGGTTTAGTAAATTTAGGCTTTTCATCGTAAGTTGCACCGATTTCCCAAGCAGCACCACGCATCCCTAAAGTATCGGCACGGTTAGGAGTAATATCGATATCGACCATTTCGTCTTTAAGACCTAATAGATCATAAACATCTTGTCCTGGTGTTTGTGGTTCATCGAAGACATAGATACCATTTTCGAATTCTTTTGGCATGTATTGAGCAGGAACACCGACTTCATCAAGTCCACAAATCATCCCGTTAGATTCTTGTCCACGAAGTTTACCACGTTTAATACGCACGCCATTTGGCAAATGAGCACCATGCAAGGCTACAATTACGTATTGATCAGCGGCCACATTAGGAGCACCACAGACGATTTGAATTTCTTCTTCTTCACCAACATCAACTTGGCAAAGTTTTAAATGATCTGAATCTGGATGTGGTACTACGCTAGTAATGTGCCCGACAACCAAATTAGTCAATTCCTCACCGAGTTTGACTGGGCCAGATTCGATACCAGTTAGAGAAACTTTATTAGCAATTTCTTCAACCGTGTGATCGACTGGAATGTATTCTTTTAGCCAATTAACAGAAATTTTCATTATCTTAATTTACTCCTTTGAATTGTTCTAGGAATCTAACATCGTTGAGATAGAAATCACGAATGTCGTTAACTCCGTATTTAAGCATTGCAAAACGCTCTGGTCCAAGACCAAAGGCCATACCACTGTATTCATTAGGATCGATGCCTGACATCTTCAAAACGTTTGGATGTGTTAAGCCAGCACCTAATACTTCAATCCAACCAGTATATTTACAAATACGACAACCTGTACCACCACAATTGAAACAAGAAACGTCAACTTCAACTGATGGTTCGGTAAATGGGAAGTAACTTGGACGGAAACGGATCTCACGATCAGGACCGAAGACGTGACGACATAATGCATCAAGCGTTCCCTTTAAATCTGCCATAGAGATATTCTTATCAACAACTAAACCTTCAATTTGATGGAATTGATGTGAGTGAGTAGCGTCATCATCATCACGACGGTAAACAACACCCGGTGAGATCATCTTCAAAGGACCTTTAGTAAAGTCATGAGCTTCCATGTCACGACCTTCTTGAGCTGAAGTTTGAGTTCTCATCAATAATTCATCTGACAAGTAGAACGTATCTTGCATATCACGAGCCGGATGATCTTTAGGGATATTCAATCTTTCAAAGTTATAGTGATCTTCTTCAACTTCATAGCCACCAGCAACTTCATAGCCTAAACCAATGAAGAATTGTTCAATATCTTCAATCGTTTGGTTCAAAATATGTTTTGTTCCTTGAACCTTTTTTGTAGCTGGTAAAGTAACGTCGATTGTTTCTTCTTCAAGTTTTTTGGCAATTAATTTTTGATTAAGTTCCGCCATTTTTTCTTCAATAGCAGCTTGAATATCTTTTTTAACGTTATTAGCTAAAGTTCCAATTTCTGGACGTTGTTCAGCTGGAACATCTTTCATACCACGCAAGGCTTTAGTGATTGGACCTTTTTTACCTAATAAGTTAACTCTTAAATCATTTAATTCTTGAAGCTTTTGTGCACGTTTAGCTTCATCGATACCATTTTCTCTTAAATTCTTTAACGTATCATTTAATGACATTTTCTTCCTCCTTGGTGATAAAACTGATTCTGGAATTTTTAAATGTATCCACATAAAAAAGTCCCCATCCCAAATAAGGGACGAGGACTCGCGGTACCACCCTAGTTCATGTTAAACATGCACTCAAGTAGTTATATAGTAACTAACTAAAAACTCAGAAAGTGAATTCGCTGTTTTATTTATCAAGCCTATCTCAGTTAACGGCTCTTCCTGTTATAAATGCCACAGTTACTATTTTTCGTCAAAGTTTAAATATTATTTATACAAATGATTATACAAAAATTAAAAAGTTTCGCAAGTTTATAATGTTTGTAAACCGTACATCAAAACTCCAGCTGCAACCGCTACGTTAAGGGATTCAGCTTTTCCTAGAATTGGGATATAAATATTTTTATCGGTAGCGTTCAAGACATTTTGACTGACACCGTGGGCTTCATTACCCATGATCAAAGCGAATTGGTCTTGTTTTTCTAATTGTGTATAAGGTTTAGCCTGAGCATTTACCTCTGATCCATAAATAGTTAAACCAGATTTCTTAGCCAAGTTGATAGCCTTGTCGATATCCATACGATAAATTGGCAAATGGAATTGACTACCTTGCATTGAACGTTGGACTTTTGGTTGGTAAAAATCAGCGGTATCCATACTTGTAATTACACCATCATATCCAGCTGCATCAGCAGTTCTAACGATTGTTCCCACGTTACCAGGATCTTGGACATCATCCATCATGACCCACTTACCAGAAAATTCTGTCAGATCGTCACTATTTTGGACTTTGATGACTGCAAAGATTCCTTGTGGAGTTTTTGTTTCTGACAAGTCTTTAGCTACATCTTCAGAAATAGTTACAGCAATTTCATGATATTTTTTAACGAGACGGTCTTCTTGGTACTTTTCAGTTACCAATAATTTTACAAAATCTTGTTCATATTGGTCGGCTTCTCTAACTAAATGGAAACCCTCAATCATGTATGTACCAGTCTTACGAATGTTTTTAGTTGCAGACAACTTCTTTAGTTGTTTAATTTCGTCATTTTTTTTCGATTCGATATACTTCATATAATCCATCCCTCTTGTTCTATAATATAGATATTAACACATTCAAAGATTTGAGGTGATACGTGTGAAACATCTTTCCATTAATGTTGATGGACTCGTTCAAGGCGTGGGCTTTCGTTACTCAACTTTTCAAGTAGCTCAAGAACTGGGCGTCAATGGAACCGTGCAAAATGAGATCGACGGATCCGTTTCAATTGAGGCTGAAGCAGATCAAAAAGTACTTTATATTTTTTTAAATCGTGTTAAATCTTCACCTTCACCCTTTGGAAAAGTTACCAAAATGGACTATACTTTTTCTGACGACTTACAACATTACACAAAATTCACTGTGATTGGTTGAAACGTCAAATGAGTTAACGTATATTACTTTGTATACGATTAAAAGGGTGGTTTATTTAAGTGAATAAAAAATACGTCAAATATTTATCAGTACTGTCTTTAGTCTTAGTACTGACACTAGTTTTGACGGGGTGTGCACAAGGTACAACTAACCTTCATGCTCCAACTAGTGGGCCATATGGTTTCATTTACAAATGGCTAGGGATTCCGTTCCAAAATTTGATCATGAAGACCGCAGAAGCAGTCGGTGGTACAAATGCCTACGCTTGGGGAATCATGATTATCTCTTTTGTAGTTCGTTTGATTTTGGTTCCTTTATCATTGAACCAACAATATAAATCAACAACTCAACAAGAAAAAATGCGTGCTGTTCAACCACAATTGAAATTGATTCAAGAAGCACAAAAGAAAGCTAAGGGTCCTGATGCTCAACAAAAGATCAGTAGCTTAATGATGCAAGTTTACAAGGCTAACAATTTGAGTTTGACTGGTGGTATGGGTTGTTTGCCACTATTATTACAAATGCCTATTTTGATTGGTATTTATCAAGCCGTTCAATATTCTAAAAATATTGGTTCAG comes from Companilactobacillus pabuli and encodes:
- the pheT gene encoding phenylalanine--tRNA ligase subunit beta; amino-acid sequence: MKISVNWLKEYIPVDHTVEEIANKVSLTGIESGPVKLGEELTNLVVGHITSVVPHPDSDHLKLCQVDVGEEEEIQIVCGAPNVAADQYVIVALHGAHLPNGVRIKRGKLRGQESNGMICGLDEVGVPAQYMPKEFENGIYVFDEPQTPGQDVYDLLGLKDEMVDIDITPNRADTLGMRGAAWEIGATYDEKPKFTKPELNQSKVKDLTDATATVEEKDLVPDYLLRELKGIKVTKSPLWMQRRLWNQNIRPVNSVVDAANYVMIEYGQPVQVYDLDKLPQKNLTVKLAKDGDKLVLADTEKSLNHNDLVVTSGDEVLGLAGIINGTRAAVDENTTNILVEAGVFDGAFVRKAAQRHDLRDDASNRFEKGVDNGIVSEALVRATQLIDQASDAKEISEEIIGNFTKAQPTVIKGSIKHINHLMGLELSSDEILQIFDRLGFTSELSGDAVTVTIPTRRWDMEIEADLVEEVNRIYGYENLPNTLPAGMETRGGYSAKRELSNKLRDALLASGLDEVINYSLLNKQEVDDFNILNSEYTKLLHPMTEDHEYLRNSLIPGLVRDIAYNQARKNDDLQIFEQARVFDRETGNDRPKELPFISGAISGNVIEDAWNSNAKPVDFYYVKGIVEELLSYVNADAEFSFVATADYDNLHPGQTAKILANGQMVGIIGKLHPNYQKAHNVNDTFVFELNIDALFDLNTRNVKATSAPKYPEVSRDLAILVEKDVENGQIISDIFNNGGKYLKDVNIFDVYEGKNIKPNHKSLGYHLVFLNPNDTLTDEEVEKAFTLVKDSLVQKFNVEIR
- the pheS gene encoding phenylalanine--tRNA ligase subunit alpha codes for the protein MSLNDTLKNLRENGIDEAKRAQKLQELNDLRVNLLGKKGPITKALRGMKDVPAEQRPEIGTLANNVKKDIQAAIEEKMAELNQKLIAKKLEEETIDVTLPATKKVQGTKHILNQTIEDIEQFFIGLGYEVAGGYEVEEDHYNFERLNIPKDHPARDMQDTFYLSDELLMRTQTSAQEGRDMEAHDFTKGPLKMISPGVVYRRDDDDATHSHQFHQIEGLVVDKNISMADLKGTLDALCRHVFGPDREIRFRPSYFPFTEPSVEVDVSCFNCGGTGCRICKYTGWIEVLGAGLTHPNVLKMSGIDPNEYSGMAFGLGPERFAMLKYGVNDIRDFYLNDVRFLEQFKGVN
- a CDS encoding TrmH family RNA methyltransferase, encoding MKYIESKKNDEIKQLKKLSATKNIRKTGTYMIEGFHLVREADQYEQDFVKLLVTEKYQEDRLVKKYHEIAVTISEDVAKDLSETKTPQGIFAVIKVQNSDDLTEFSGKWVMMDDVQDPGNVGTIVRTADAAGYDGVITSMDTADFYQPKVQRSMQGSQFHLPIYRMDIDKAINLAKKSGLTIYGSEVNAQAKPYTQLEKQDQFALIMGNEAHGVSQNVLNATDKNIYIPILGKAESLNVAVAAGVLMYGLQTL
- a CDS encoding acylphosphatase, yielding MKHLSINVDGLVQGVGFRYSTFQVAQELGVNGTVQNEIDGSVSIEAEADQKVLYIFLNRVKSSPSPFGKVTKMDYTFSDDLQHYTKFTVIG
- the yidC gene encoding membrane protein insertase YidC — its product is MNKKYVKYLSVLSLVLVLTLVLTGCAQGTTNLHAPTSGPYGFIYKWLGIPFQNLIMKTAEAVGGTNAYAWGIMIISFVVRLILVPLSLNQQYKSTTQQEKMRAVQPQLKLIQEAQKKAKGPDAQQKISSLMMQVYKANNLSLTGGMGCLPLLLQMPILIGIYQAVQYSKNIGSATFLSIPLGKPSIVIAIVATLFYLVQGWMSLQIVPKEQRKQMQTMLLMSPMMTFFISMISTAALALYFLVGGVVIVIQQLITNYVVTPRIRKKTDEELAKNPVKIVVTKEMLDEMLQADGTSTTSGTTANTSKQKAEANEMHKNIRELNKGKQNRNKK